CATACTACCTTCTCGTTCAGCGGTGCGGGTATTACCCGCACCGCTGAATATATTCGATTATTTTGCGAGGGTTTTCTGGCGTCGAATCAACTGGAACGTAACCAAAGCAAGGAGAATGCTTAGAGCGAATGCAATGCCCCAACCAAAAATGGCGCCCTGCGCAAATACCTTGCCTCCCAATTCTTCACCCAGTTGGGCTCCCAGCCACGAGAAACTGAATATCCAGAGGATTGCCGAAATAACAAACATGAACCAGTGCCACCATTTGACTGCTTTTCCGTAGCTTTTCGCCATTGAAAATAAAGCCCAGGCAACAGCAGCCAAACCAAGTCCCA
This is a stretch of genomic DNA from Dehalogenimonas etheniformans. It encodes these proteins:
- a CDS encoding dehalogenase, whose translation is MWMMLLNILMGLGLAAVAWALFSMAKSYGKAVKWWHWFMFVISAILWIFSFSWLGAQLGEELGGKVFAQGAIFGWGIAFALSILLALVTFQLIRRQKTLAK